Genomic segment of Gopherus flavomarginatus isolate rGopFla2 chromosome 2, rGopFla2.mat.asm, whole genome shotgun sequence:
gcagcagccagagatggACGTAGTTTATAGGCCACCACGGCATAGAGCACATACTGGCGCTCACCCAAATAAGGCTGCTCTCGGGTAACCATTTGCCATAAGGTGATAGCAAAAGAGTAGATGTCTGCTTTTGGGGTGACCTGATCCCctttcaggagctcaggggcacgGTGGGTATATGTGCCCCCCTGCTGGTAAAGCTGGGGACCTGGAGACACACTATCCTCCAGCTTTTGGGAGCACCCAAAGTCTCCAATCTTACACACCCCCTGCTCTGTGATGAACACATTAGCAGGCTTCAGGTCCAGATGCACAATGCACTGTGAGTGGAGGAAGGCTAAGCCAGTCACAATGTCAGAGCAATAACCCAGGGACTCAGCTATGCTTAGGGGTTCTCTGCCACATCCACCCCCATCATCCTCTCCCTTTCCCTGCAGGCAGCCAGTGCCATAGATGACATGGTGCAGGGTAGTGCGGCCCGCGTATTCCATTATGATGGTGCCCAGGCTGTCTTGGCTGGCAGGGGCACATGTGCTAGCAGCTACAACACGTACCACATTGTCATGGTGTAGGCGGGCCACATTCAGCTCAGCCCAGAAACTTTGCCGTGATGCCAGCCGGTTCTTGCTGCACTTCTTCACCTGTTTCACAGCCACTGTCTCCCCATGGTAGGTGGCCTTGTAGACAGACCCaaagcccccagagcccaggggctGTAGGAGGCACAATTGATCCCAGTCTATAGAGCACCAGGCCAGGCGTGGAGGCAGCCGACGAGCCCTCGGTGAAGGAGTTCCTCCCAAGAAGAGTTTTCCACCCTTTCCA
This window contains:
- the MOS gene encoding proto-oncogene serine/threonine-protein kinase mos, encoding MPSPIPLNRLLPVEFSPSVDLRPCSSPLVLPGKGGKLFLGGTPSPRARRLPPRLAWCSIDWDQLCLLQPLGSGGFGSVYKATYHGETVAVKQVKKCSKNRLASRQSFWAELNVARLHHDNVVRVVAASTCAPASQDSLGTIIMEYAGRTTLHHVIYGTGCLQGKGEDDGGGCGREPLSIAESLGYCSDIVTGLAFLHSQCIVHLDLKPANVFITEQGVCKIGDFGCSQKLEDSVSPGPQLYQQGGTYTHRAPELLKGDQVTPKADIYSFAITLWQMVTREQPYLGERQYVLYAVVAYKLRPSLAAAVFSESASGQRLETVICSCWRSDAEERPSAELLLQSLHSLQDRL